TCCACGGCAGCGAGGATGAATGGCTGATCCGAGTCCGGGATGCCTGGGGCAGGCACGCCACGCAGTTCGGCAACGATGCGGGCACGTACGTCGAGCACATCCCCGGCACGTTCAGCCATATAACCGCCCAGGGCGGTCAGCTGGGTGGCGACCGCATCGGCAGCTTCCCAGATGGCCGACTCGGCGCAGGTGCCACTGGACACCAACTTGGTCGCTGACTTCAGCAGGGTGCGATCGCTGGCCATCAATGCGGTGGCCTTCAAGACGGCTTGGGCATCTCCGGTGGCCACTGCTGCGCGCTCCTTGAGCCCGGTGGCTACCGCCTTGGAAGCTTCGGCCAGGCGCTGGCTTTCTTCCTCGGGGCTTACACCCTGGGGCAGCGGTGCACCATCGGCCGGAGCCAGGATAGGGTCAGGCATGCGACGCACCTGTCCAATGACACGTCCAGCGCTGACGCCTACTCCAGTGAATTTCTTGCTCATGCTGCGACCTTTGCCGGTTCAGCGGCTCCAACCGGAGCCTTACGTACAAACTTCTTCAGGATCACGACCAACACTGCCGAGATCACCGTACCAATCAAGGTAGCCAAGAGGAACAGCGGCCAGGTGTTGTTCATCGCGAAGAAGACGAAGATGCCACCGTGTGGGGCCTGGCTGATCACGTGGAAGCTCATGATCAGCGAACCGGTGACGCCGGCGCCTACCATGGAAGCCGGGATCACGCGCAGCGGGTCAGCTGCGGCGAATGGAATGGCGCCTTCGGAGATGAAAGCGGCACCCAGCAGCCAGGCGGCCTTCCCGTTTTCGCGTTCGGCTTCGGTGAACAGCTTGGAAGCGACGGTGGTGGCTAGGGCCAGAGCCAGTGGCGGAACCATGCCGGCGGCCATGACGGCAGCCATGATCATCATCGGTGCCGGGTTATCTGCCAGCGAGGCGGTACCCAGTCCTGCCACCGCGAAGGAGTAGGCCACCTTGTTCACCGGTCCACCGAGGTCGACGGCCATCATCAGGCCAAGGATCAGGCCGAGCACTGCTGCGGCGGCACCGGACATGCCCGAGAGCCAGCTGTTCAGCGCTTCGGTGAGCTTGGCGATCGGTCCGCCGAGGAACAGGAACATCAAACCCGAGGCGATAATCGAGCCCAGCAGCGGGGTGATGACTACCGGCATCAACCCGCGCATCCAGCGCGGGACATTCCAGGAGCCGATCCAGCGGCAGGCCAGGCCGGCGATCAAACCGCCGACGATGCCGCCGATGAAGCCGGCGCCCATGAAGCCTGCCACCGCACCCGCGGTGAAGCCTGGGGCGATGCCCGGACGGTCAGCGTAAGCGTAGGCGATGTAGCCTGCCAGGGCCGGGACCAGGAAGCCCATGGAAAGGCTACCGATCTTGAAGGCTACCGCGCCGAGGTAGGCGCCGACTGGGCCAAAAGGTGTGTCCAGCTGCGACATGACGTCGGCACCGGGCAGGTTGAATAGGGTGTTGGCACCGAGCAAGTCATCGGCCACGTTGGTGATCGAGTAACCGCCGAGCAAGAAGCCCAGTGCGATCAGCAGACCGCCGCCGGCAACAAACGGAATCATGTAGGAGACGCCGGTGAGCAGCGCGCGCTTCAGCCCGGCGCCGAAGGATTCGTTGTCCTTGTTCTCTTCGGTGCTTGCCGCGGCGCCTGCAGGAACGCGGCGTGCCTGCGGATCCTCGGAGGCGGCGATGGCGTCGTTGATCAGCTTTTCCGGCTCATCGATGCCGCGCTTGACCGGAACCTGGATGACCGGCTTGCCGGCGAAGCGGCCGCGGTCGCGCACGTCTACGTCCACCGCGAAGATCACCGCGTCAGCAGCTTCAATGACCGCTGGGTCCAGTGGGGTGGAGCCCGAGGAACCCTGGGTTTCTACGGCGAACTCGACGCCCATTTCTTCGGCGGTCTGCGCCAGCGAGTCGGCAGCCATGTAGGTGTGGGCGATACCGGTAGGGCATGCGGTCACCGCAACGATGGACTTCTTTTTGGGGCCGTTGGCAGCAGCTGGTGATGCCTCGGAGGTTGCGGCAGCTGGGGCAGCAGCGGCGGCCGGTGCAGCCGCAGGAGCAGCTGGCTTGTCGGCCACTACCTCGCGTACCAGTTCCACGATTTCGTTCTCGCTCTTGGCTTCACGCAAGGCACCGGTGAAGGACTTCTTCACCAGGGCACGAGCCAGCTTGGAGAGCAGCTTCAGGTGAGCCTGGTCGGCACCATCTGGGGCAGCGATGAAGAAGACCAGGTCAGCTTCGCCGTCTTTGGCACCGAAGTTCACCTTGGGGTTCAGTCGGGCCATCGCCAAGGTTGGTTCGGTCACCGCGGTTGAACGGCAGTGCGGGATGGCAATGCCGCCAGGAACGCCGGTGGCGGTCTTGGCTTCACGGGCCTTACCGTCGGCGGCCAGCGCACTGGCATCGGTGGCACGGCCCTGTTCGGCCACCAGCGAAGCTAGCTTCTCGATGACTTCGCCCGTGCTGTTGCCCAGATCGGCATCGAGCAGCACGAGCTGTGGGGTGATTAGTTCACTCATGACTCGGTTCCTTGCGTTGAAGTAATTTTCTCGACGGTGACGGCGTCAACGGTGAGATCAGATTCTGTGGGGATGGTGGAGCCTGGCAGCTGCGTTGCTGCAGCCCCATAGGCGACGGCGTTTTTCAACCGTTCAGGGGCACTGGCCCCTGCAACATCTGCCAGCAGGTAGCCGGCCAGCGAGGAATCGCCAGCTCCCACCGTGCTGCGCGGGGTAATCGGAGTATGGGAGCCATGCCAGATACCTTCTTCGGCAACCAGCAGTGCGCCCTTGGCGCCCAGCGTGGCCAGCACCGTGCCGATTCCCTTGGCCAACAACTGCTGTGCGCAGTCGGAAGCCAACTGAACCGAACCTTCCAGCGCGTCTTCGTCGTAACCGCCGACCAATTCCGCCAATTCTTCGGCATTGGGCTTGATCAGGTCGGGCACGTGGCTCTGGGAGTGGGCGAAGAGCTCGATCAGCGGAGCACCGGAGGTGTCGACCGCGATCTTTGGGCACTTCTCGCCCAGATCACTGCGAAGCTTTGCGGTCAGCTGTGCGTAGTAATCCGCTGGCACGCCCGGTGGCAGTGATCCGGCCAGCACCAGCCAGTGGGCACCGGCTGCCGCATCTGATACGAGCTCACTGAGCTCTGCCAGTTGGTCGGCGTTCAGGGTGGGGCCTGGTTCGTTGATCTTGGTGGTCGTGCCATCAGGATCGGTCAGGGTGATGTTGGTGCGCAGTGGCTCGCTGATCGAGAGGCAGCGGTGGGCCAACTGATCGTTGCTCAGCGAGGTGACCAGCGGGTCGGTGCTGGCACCGGGCAGTACGGCCAGGGTTGGTACGCCGGCGGCGGCGATGGCGCGTGAGACGTTCACGCCCTTGCCTGCTGCCTGCACGTGGCTGGCGGCGGCGCGCTGTACTGCGCCGTGGGACAGAGGCTCACTGAGCTCAATGGTTTTATCCAGTGCCGGGTTGACTGTCAGGGTCACAATCATGCGATCACCACTTCTACATCGGCGGCTTCCAAGGCGGCCGCAAGTTCTTCACCAGGCTGTTGATCGGTCACCAGGGTGTCAATGGCATCCAAGGTGGCAAAGCGGACCAGGGTTTCCTGATCAAACTTGGAGCTGTCGGAGAGCAATACGACCCGGCGGGCGCTGTTCACCAGGGCGCGTTTCACGGCGGCTTCTAGTGGATCGGGGGTGCTCAGGCCGAAGCTAGAGTGCAGTCCGTTGGTGCCGATGAAAGCGATGTCTGCGCGGTGGCGGGAGTATTCCTCGACGGTTTGTGCTCCGGAGGTGGCTCCGGTTAGTCCGCGGACGCGTCCACCGATCAGTTCCAGGGTCACCGCGGTGCTTTGAACCAAGACGGAGGCGATGGGTAGGGCGTGGGTGATGACGACCAGACCAGCGCTGGCGTTGGTGCGCAGCATGCGTTCTGCTAGGAATTCGGTGGTGGTGCCGGCATCGATGATGACCGAGGCGTCCGAGACGGGCAGCAGGCTCAGTGCGCGCTGGGCGATGCGGGATTTAGCATCGGAGTGAATGGCCGTACGTACCAGGTGGCTTTCCTCGCGGGTGCTTGCCTCGGTGGTGGTGACCGCTCCACCGTGGACGCGGCGGAGGAAGTTTTCTGATTCGAGTTGGGCGAGGTCGCGGCGGACCGTTTCCCGGGTGATTTCAAAGCGTTCGGCGAGCTGAGCGACGGTGACTTTTCCGTCCTTCTCAAGCTGCTCGACGATCAGCCGGTGTCGTTCTTCGGCGAACATTTACTGCCTCCGCAATCCCTCATGACGTGCACCACATGAATCTGTGTTTCCATGACTTTATGCCCGATTGAGTGGGAACGTCAAGTGAAATGTGAGCGAAAGTTAACGAATCAGACATCTGAATGTGGCTATAGTTGGCATTTTGCCCGGTCGGGTACCATTGGGCCTTAAAAATCGGCTCGAAAATTTATGCGCTGAGAGTAGCTCCCCGTAGCTTTTGATGTCTACGGAGGACGGTGGTCGGAAGTGTTGAGCACGGGATCTATCGAACGCGACACTGCTCCGACCCTTGTTAGTAGCTCATGGAATTTTGCGGTGTCATCGCGATGTTGCCCGAGCTTTACGACGCATCCAAACGGTGACGCTGCCATCGCCGGGTTCTTCTTCGAAATCAAAAGTAAACCCGGCTTTTTCATAGAAGTCGCGAGCGTGCTCGTTACCTTTGACGAATTCGAGACGCGCATCGCAGTTCTCGCCAATTAATTCCAGGGCCGTATTCATGAGCATGAGTCCAATACGTTTGCCTTGCGCTTCAGGAAGAACATAGATCTTCCAAATTACGGACTCCCCTTCAAACTCACCCACGGTCACCGCGCCCAGTACCTGTTCGCCATCGCAGGCTACGAAAGTCACGTCTTCTTCGATCGTTTGTCGTACAGCGGATTCCGTCCACCATGAATTCAAATTTGCCAGAACATAGTTTGGAGAAGTGAACGGTAGGTAGGTTGTCGGCCAAGTTAATAAGCCAATAGCCTGAATTGCCGGGATGTCGGATGAATCTGCTCGGCGTACGATAATGCTCACGCGGCACTCCTTGTTAAATGCGTATGCCAGGCCTGAACGCCGGCGGATATTTCAACTATCATCCATTTAAATGGGCCACTTTGTAAGAGGCATACGTTCCGCATACGCGTAGTGATGAGTAAAGCTGCAACAATCGCGACCGATTTGAAGCGTATTCAGACGTTTGGGT
The nucleotide sequence above comes from Glutamicibacter sp. B1. Encoded proteins:
- a CDS encoding PTS fructose transporter subunit IIABC: MSELITPQLVLLDADLGNSTGEVIEKLASLVAEQGRATDASALAADGKAREAKTATGVPGGIAIPHCRSTAVTEPTLAMARLNPKVNFGAKDGEADLVFFIAAPDGADQAHLKLLSKLARALVKKSFTGALREAKSENEIVELVREVVADKPAAPAAAPAAAAAPAAATSEASPAAANGPKKKSIVAVTACPTGIAHTYMAADSLAQTAEEMGVEFAVETQGSSGSTPLDPAVIEAADAVIFAVDVDVRDRGRFAGKPVIQVPVKRGIDEPEKLINDAIAASEDPQARRVPAGAAASTEENKDNESFGAGLKRALLTGVSYMIPFVAGGGLLIALGFLLGGYSITNVADDLLGANTLFNLPGADVMSQLDTPFGPVGAYLGAVAFKIGSLSMGFLVPALAGYIAYAYADRPGIAPGFTAGAVAGFMGAGFIGGIVGGLIAGLACRWIGSWNVPRWMRGLMPVVITPLLGSIIASGLMFLFLGGPIAKLTEALNSWLSGMSGAAAAVLGLILGLMMAVDLGGPVNKVAYSFAVAGLGTASLADNPAPMMIMAAVMAAGMVPPLALALATTVASKLFTEAERENGKAAWLLGAAFISEGAIPFAAADPLRVIPASMVGAGVTGSLIMSFHVISQAPHGGIFVFFAMNNTWPLFLLATLIGTVISAVLVVILKKFVRKAPVGAAEPAKVAA
- a CDS encoding 1-phosphofructokinase family hexose kinase, with product MIVTLTVNPALDKTIELSEPLSHGAVQRAAASHVQAAGKGVNVSRAIAAAGVPTLAVLPGASTDPLVTSLSNDQLAHRCLSISEPLRTNITLTDPDGTTTKINEPGPTLNADQLAELSELVSDAAAGAHWLVLAGSLPPGVPADYYAQLTAKLRSDLGEKCPKIAVDTSGAPLIELFAHSQSHVPDLIKPNAEELAELVGGYDEDALEGSVQLASDCAQQLLAKGIGTVLATLGAKGALLVAEEGIWHGSHTPITPRSTVGAGDSSLAGYLLADVAGASAPERLKNAVAYGAAATQLPGSTIPTESDLTVDAVTVEKITSTQGTES
- a CDS encoding DeoR/GlpR family DNA-binding transcription regulator; translation: MFAEERHRLIVEQLEKDGKVTVAQLAERFEITRETVRRDLAQLESENFLRRVHGGAVTTTEASTREESHLVRTAIHSDAKSRIAQRALSLLPVSDASVIIDAGTTTEFLAERMLRTNASAGLVVITHALPIASVLVQSTAVTLELIGGRVRGLTGATSGAQTVEEYSRHRADIAFIGTNGLHSSFGLSTPDPLEAAVKRALVNSARRVVLLSDSSKFDQETLVRFATLDAIDTLVTDQQPGEELAAALEAADVEVVIA
- a CDS encoding GNAT family N-acetyltransferase, which codes for MSIIVRRADSSDIPAIQAIGLLTWPTTYLPFTSPNYVLANLNSWWTESAVRQTIEEDVTFVACDGEQVLGAVTVGEFEGESVIWKIYVLPEAQGKRIGLMLMNTALELIGENCDARLEFVKGNEHARDFYEKAGFTFDFEEEPGDGSVTVWMRRKARATSR